In a single window of the Limnochorda sp. L945t genome:
- a CDS encoding PrkA family serine protein kinase: MEILRKLEEYREQEKALHWEGTFADYLEIVRRNPRVAQHAHARVYNMIVSHGVEEVNGTKRYRFFERELFGLDRALERLVEEYFHSAARRLDVRKRILLLMGPVSGGKSTIVSMLKRGLEAYTRTDEGALYAIKGCPMHEEPLHLIPTPLRPDFEREYGVQIEGSLCPHCQLMLETEHHGRVEEVPVERVVFSEEKRVGIGTFSPSDPKSQDISELTGSIDFSTIARYGSESDPRAYRFDGELNVANRGLMEFQEMLKVDQKFLWHLLSLSQEGNFKAGRFALISADEVIVAHTNEEEYRAFIANRRNEALHSRIIVMPIPYNLRVSDEVRIYEKLIRQSDVIRDVHVAPHALRVAAMFSVLSRLKESKKQGMDLLKKMKLYDGEEVEGFKPKDVEELRAEHPTEGMSGVDPRYVINRISSALVTKGARCIGPLDVLRALKDGLDSHPSITDEVRERLLNFVAIARKEYDELAKKEVQKAFVYSYEESAGNLFNNYLDNVEAYCNWQKLKDPVTGEEVEPDEKLMRSIEEQIGVSESAKKAFREEILIRISTYARRGKTFDYRSHERLREAIEKKLFSDMKDVVRVTTSTRTPDPDQLKKLNEVIRRLIEEHGYCEICANELVRYAGSLLNR; the protein is encoded by the coding sequence ATGGAAATCCTGAGAAAACTGGAAGAGTACCGGGAACAGGAGAAGGCCCTCCACTGGGAGGGCACCTTCGCCGACTACCTGGAGATCGTCCGACGAAATCCTCGCGTCGCGCAGCATGCCCATGCACGCGTCTACAACATGATCGTTTCGCACGGCGTCGAGGAAGTGAACGGGACCAAGCGCTACCGCTTCTTCGAGCGGGAGCTGTTCGGCCTCGATCGGGCTCTTGAACGCCTGGTGGAGGAGTACTTCCACTCGGCCGCGCGCCGGCTCGACGTGCGCAAGCGCATCCTGCTCCTGATGGGCCCGGTCAGCGGCGGCAAATCCACCATCGTGAGCATGCTCAAGCGCGGCCTGGAAGCGTACACCCGCACCGACGAGGGCGCCCTGTACGCCATCAAGGGGTGCCCGATGCACGAGGAGCCTCTCCACCTGATTCCTACGCCGCTGCGGCCCGATTTCGAACGAGAGTACGGCGTCCAGATCGAAGGCTCGCTGTGCCCGCACTGCCAGCTGATGCTGGAGACCGAGCATCACGGCCGGGTGGAAGAGGTGCCGGTCGAGCGGGTGGTCTTCTCGGAGGAAAAGCGGGTCGGCATCGGCACGTTCAGCCCCTCGGATCCGAAGAGCCAGGACATCTCCGAACTGACCGGCAGCATCGACTTCTCCACCATCGCCCGCTACGGTTCGGAGTCGGATCCGCGCGCCTACCGGTTCGACGGTGAACTCAACGTGGCCAACCGGGGTCTCATGGAGTTCCAGGAGATGCTGAAGGTGGACCAGAAGTTCTTGTGGCACCTGCTGAGCCTCTCTCAGGAAGGCAACTTCAAAGCGGGGCGGTTCGCCCTGATCTCTGCCGACGAGGTCATCGTTGCCCACACCAACGAGGAAGAGTACCGGGCGTTCATCGCCAACCGCCGCAACGAAGCGCTCCACTCCCGCATCATCGTCATGCCGATCCCGTACAACCTGCGCGTCAGCGACGAGGTGCGCATCTACGAGAAGCTCATCCGTCAAAGCGACGTGATCCGGGACGTCCACGTCGCGCCCCACGCCCTGCGGGTGGCCGCCATGTTCTCGGTGCTTTCCCGCCTCAAGGAGTCCAAGAAGCAGGGGATGGACCTGCTCAAGAAGATGAAACTGTACGACGGCGAAGAGGTGGAAGGGTTCAAGCCCAAGGACGTCGAGGAGTTGCGGGCCGAACACCCGACCGAGGGGATGAGCGGCGTCGACCCCCGCTACGTGATCAACCGGATCTCGAGCGCCCTGGTCACCAAGGGTGCCCGGTGTATCGGGCCGCTGGACGTGTTACGGGCCCTCAAGGACGGCCTCGATTCCCACCCGTCCATCACCGACGAGGTCCGGGAACGGCTGCTCAACTTCGTGGCCATCGCCCGCAAGGAGTACGACGAGCTCGCCAAGAAGGAGGTCCAGAAGGCGTTCGTCTACTCCTACGAGGAGTCGGCCGGCAACCTCTTCAACAACTACCTGGACAACGTGGAGGCGTACTGCAACTGGCAGAAGCTGAAGGATCCGGTGACGGGCGAGGAGGTGGAGCCCGACGAGAAGCTCATGCGTTCCATCGAGGAGCAGATCGGCGTCTCGGAGAGCGCCAAGAAAGCTTTCCGGGAAGAGATCCTGATCCGCATCTCCACCTACGCCCGCCGCGGCAAGACGTTCGACTACCGCTCGCACGAGCGCTTGCGCGAGGCCATCGAGAAGAAGCTGTTCAGCGACATGAAGGACGTCGTCCGGGTCACCACCAGCACCCGCACGCCCGACCCCGATCAGCTCAAGAAGCTCAACGAGGTCATCCGGCGCCTCATCGAAGAGCACGGGTACTGCGAGATCTGCGCCAACGAACTGGTGCGCTACGCCGGTAGCCTGCTCAACCGGTGA
- a CDS encoding cytochrome c maturation protein CcmE: MGALGYLIVMAVGATGAYYLTVAEAQDTGIGLVGRPVRVQGMVEGATVRWEPRTMMLRFFMHDAADPARRLEVRYRGARPDGVDDGRTVIAEGRLMPGASAIEATTLMVQCPSRYDPEAPSGNGTGR, from the coding sequence GTGGGGGCTCTGGGTTATCTCATCGTCATGGCGGTGGGCGCCACCGGTGCCTACTATCTGACGGTGGCCGAGGCCCAGGACACGGGGATCGGCCTGGTCGGGCGCCCGGTGCGGGTGCAGGGCATGGTGGAGGGTGCCACGGTGCGGTGGGAGCCCCGCACCATGATGCTGCGTTTCTTCATGCATGACGCCGCGGATCCGGCCCGGAGGCTCGAGGTGCGCTACCGGGGAGCCCGCCCGGACGGCGTGGACGACGGGCGCACCGTGATCGCCGAGGGCCGGCTGATGCCGGGCGCGAGCGCGATCGAGGCGACCACGCTCATGGTGCAGTGCCCCTCGCGCTACGATCCGGAGGCTCCATCCGGCAACGGGACGGGACGCTGA
- the ccmA gene encoding heme ABC exporter ATP-binding protein CcmA, protein MIEARGVVKRFGGRPVLAGVDLRVDAGEAVALFGPNGAGKSTLLRAIAGVVRLDAGQILVDGVPAGEATAPLRRRVGILGHQPFLYDHLSAEENLRFWGRVYGVADLSRRIETLLRRLGLWVFASDPVRTYSRGMIQRLAIARALLHEPELYLLDEPFSGLDRPGVRLLVEILQELRQTGRTLLVVSHRPDEVAAVCSRFVVLARGRVVAEVPKEAAGADTGPDWVRSLEALVDQALRTDQQAGRPGLPDAPGPGRA, encoded by the coding sequence GTGATCGAGGCTCGCGGGGTGGTCAAGCGCTTCGGCGGCAGGCCGGTGCTGGCCGGCGTGGACCTTCGGGTGGACGCCGGTGAGGCCGTGGCCCTCTTCGGCCCCAACGGGGCGGGGAAGAGCACGCTGCTCAGGGCCATCGCGGGGGTGGTGCGCCTCGATGCCGGGCAGATCCTGGTGGACGGGGTACCCGCCGGGGAAGCGACCGCCCCCCTGAGGCGGCGTGTCGGGATCCTGGGCCACCAGCCGTTTTTGTACGACCATCTCAGCGCCGAGGAAAACTTGCGCTTCTGGGGACGCGTCTACGGCGTGGCGGACCTATCCCGCCGCATCGAGACGTTGCTTCGCCGGCTCGGCCTGTGGGTCTTCGCCTCGGACCCGGTACGCACTTACTCCCGGGGGATGATCCAGCGCCTGGCCATCGCCCGGGCGCTGCTGCACGAACCGGAGCTCTACTTGCTGGACGAGCCCTTTTCGGGCCTCGATCGCCCGGGAGTGCGGCTCTTGGTCGAGATCTTGCAGGAATTGCGCCAGACGGGCCGCACGCTGCTCGTCGTCTCCCACCGGCCCGACGAGGTGGCTGCGGTCTGTTCCCGCTTCGTGGTGCTCGCGCGGGGACGGGTGGTGGCCGAAGTGCCGAAGGAGGCCGCGGGCGCCGATACCGGGCCTGATTGGGTCCGGTCGCTGGAGGCGCTGGTCGATCAGGCCCTGCGCACCGACCAGCAGGCGGGACGGCCGGGCCTGCCAGACGCGCCGGGCCCGGGGCGGGCGTGA
- a CDS encoding heme exporter protein CcmB produces MGFWSTVAAIVWKDLRAELRSRETAGTSLVFALLAILTFSFALDPTRIDPSSVAPGVLWVTVFFAGMLALGRSMGVEQASGALQGLLASPAEPEAVFAGKLLANWVFSVMVEAVSVPVLLALFRVGAPREWGWFLAVLMLGTTGFVSVGTLFATIAAGSRARELMLPLLLLPVAVPVAIAAVEATGALMSNLSAADWQPWVRMLAVYDVVMLAAPQLLFRFLLEG; encoded by the coding sequence ATGGGCTTCTGGTCGACCGTAGCCGCCATCGTCTGGAAGGATCTGCGGGCAGAGCTGCGCAGCCGGGAGACCGCCGGGACGAGCCTCGTCTTCGCGCTCTTGGCCATCCTCACCTTCAGCTTTGCGCTCGATCCCACCCGGATCGATCCGTCGAGCGTGGCGCCGGGCGTGCTGTGGGTGACGGTCTTCTTCGCCGGGATGCTCGCGCTGGGGCGCTCCATGGGCGTCGAGCAGGCCTCGGGGGCGCTGCAGGGGCTCCTGGCCTCGCCGGCCGAACCCGAGGCGGTCTTCGCCGGCAAGCTCCTGGCCAACTGGGTCTTCTCGGTCATGGTCGAAGCGGTGAGCGTACCGGTGCTGCTCGCCCTCTTCCGGGTGGGAGCCCCGAGGGAGTGGGGCTGGTTCCTGGCGGTGCTGATGCTGGGGACCACCGGCTTCGTCTCCGTCGGCACGCTGTTCGCCACCATCGCGGCAGGTTCCCGGGCGCGAGAGTTGATGCTGCCCCTGCTCTTGCTGCCGGTCGCGGTGCCGGTCGCCATCGCGGCGGTGGAGGCGACGGGCGCGCTCATGTCCAATCTGTCTGCGGCCGACTGGCAGCCGTGGGTGCGCATGCTGGCGGTGTACGACGTGGTGATGCTGGCCGCCCCCCAGTTGCTGTTTCGCTTCTTGCTGGAAGGGTGA
- the ccsA gene encoding cytochrome c biogenesis protein CcsA, with protein sequence MEQGHEAAPARAGAGPAHLGLTVATAAVVAVALYLVLVWVPNERTMGVVSRIFYFHVASAWNAFLAFFVVMVASVAYLWKRKTRWDLVAGASAEVGVLFTTIALVTGTLWMRPVWNVWWTWDPRLTTTTVLWFLYVGYLVLRGTVEGDDRRARLSAVFGIIAFVDVPVVFESIRWWRTIHPQVLGPGQINIAPEMLVTLLVSVAAFTLLYASLCWTAYRVGAAQLSLERMKARLRLG encoded by the coding sequence GTGGAGCAGGGGCACGAGGCGGCGCCCGCCCGGGCAGGGGCCGGGCCCGCTCATCTGGGTTTGACGGTGGCCACGGCGGCGGTGGTAGCCGTGGCCCTGTATCTCGTGCTGGTCTGGGTGCCCAACGAGCGCACGATGGGCGTCGTGTCGCGCATCTTCTACTTCCACGTGGCCTCCGCGTGGAACGCGTTCCTGGCCTTTTTCGTGGTGATGGTCGCCAGCGTCGCCTACCTGTGGAAGCGAAAGACGCGGTGGGATCTGGTGGCCGGCGCTTCCGCCGAAGTCGGAGTGCTCTTCACCACCATCGCCCTGGTGACAGGGACCCTCTGGATGCGCCCGGTATGGAACGTGTGGTGGACCTGGGATCCACGGCTGACCACCACGACGGTGCTGTGGTTTTTGTACGTGGGGTACCTCGTGCTGCGGGGCACGGTGGAGGGGGACGACCGGCGGGCCCGGCTGTCCGCCGTCTTCGGCATCATCGCGTTCGTCGACGTGCCGGTGGTCTTCGAGTCCATCCGGTGGTGGCGGACCATCCATCCCCAGGTGCTGGGACCCGGGCAGATCAACATCGCCCCGGAGATGCTGGTGACGCTGCTCGTGAGCGTGGCGGCGTTCACCCTGCTGTATGCCTCCTTGTGCTGGACGGCGTACCGGGTAGGCGCGGCGCAGCTCTCCCTGGAGCGGATGAAGGCCCGGTTGCGACTCGGCTGA
- a CDS encoding CcmD family protein codes for MAFFQAAYVLLWALLIGYLYYLGQRQRQVERELERVRQSLAERSAGSDGDSPGTY; via the coding sequence ATGGCCTTTTTCCAGGCCGCGTACGTCCTTCTCTGGGCGCTACTGATCGGATACCTTTACTACCTCGGGCAGCGCCAGCGCCAGGTGGAGCGGGAGCTCGAGAGGGTCAGGCAGAGCCTCGCGGAGCGCTCGGCAGGGTCGGACGGGGACTCGCCCGGAACATACTAG
- a CDS encoding 3'-5' exoribonuclease YhaM family protein, translating to MAKQYWIGSLKRGDSVLDFFAAQDKALATTSDNRRYLRLRLGDRTGWMSAVAWDNGPQLFEAFENGDIVRVMGEVEEYRGKLQIRVHKLRAATPSDRLDAADFLPSSRFPASELVRRLDGVIEQVANPWLHELLRRLLGPGGLLREAYGRTSAAREVHHAYLGGLLEHVLEMVDIGLTLSRLHPEYANPDVVVTAILLHDVGKLYELDQQGHGFVYTREGELLGHVYLGARLVEAHARAIEHFPDDLREELVHCVLSHHGSAEHGAPVLPRTMNAWIVYLADEASARLNQVRRLYERVDAGGGPGDGWSEYDPRLGIRAYTGFTRSAPEGEPPGAFQPDSA from the coding sequence ATGGCCAAACAATACTGGATCGGGTCGCTGAAGCGAGGAGACAGCGTCCTGGACTTCTTCGCGGCCCAGGACAAGGCCCTGGCCACCACGTCCGACAACCGCCGCTACCTCCGGTTGCGGCTGGGCGACCGGACCGGGTGGATGAGCGCGGTCGCCTGGGACAACGGCCCCCAGCTCTTCGAGGCGTTCGAAAACGGCGACATCGTCCGGGTCATGGGCGAAGTCGAGGAGTACCGGGGCAAGCTCCAGATCCGGGTGCACAAGCTTCGCGCCGCCACGCCCTCGGACCGGTTGGATGCGGCCGACTTCCTGCCGTCGTCCCGCTTCCCTGCCTCCGAACTCGTGCGCCGGCTGGACGGCGTCATCGAGCAGGTCGCCAACCCGTGGCTGCACGAGCTGCTCCGTCGCCTGCTCGGGCCCGGCGGGCTGTTACGCGAGGCCTACGGCCGCACGAGCGCGGCGCGGGAGGTGCATCACGCGTACCTGGGCGGCCTGCTCGAGCACGTCCTGGAGATGGTCGACATCGGCCTGACGCTCAGCCGCCTGCATCCGGAGTACGCGAATCCCGACGTGGTGGTGACGGCGATCCTGCTGCACGACGTCGGCAAGCTCTACGAGCTGGACCAGCAAGGCCACGGGTTCGTCTACACGAGGGAAGGAGAGTTGTTGGGCCACGTCTATCTGGGCGCCCGCTTGGTGGAAGCGCACGCGCGGGCCATCGAGCACTTCCCGGACGACCTCCGGGAAGAGCTGGTCCACTGCGTCTTGAGCCACCACGGGTCGGCGGAGCACGGGGCTCCCGTCCTGCCCCGGACGATGAACGCCTGGATCGTCTACCTGGCGGACGAGGCCAGCGCGCGGCTCAACCAGGTGCGCCGCCTGTACGAGCGGGTCGACGCCGGCGGCGGCCCCGGCGACGGGTGGAGCGAGTACGACCCGCGCCTCGGGATCAGGGCCTACACGGGCTTCACCCGCTCCGCGCCCGAGGGCGAGCCTCCCGGCGCCTTCCAGCCGGATTCGGCGTAG
- a CDS encoding PspC domain-containing protein, whose protein sequence is MATTPLYRPTRGAMVFGVCAGLGRYFDVDPVLIRLSFVLLAFFGGLGIVAYVVLALVMPSERSVAQGAWDVVRENARELGQTVSVAGQSVSEAVRSGGGADRRRRLFGVFLIALGGVIVLANLGIFWWVRWDILWPTVLIGLGLLLVLRSPRP, encoded by the coding sequence ATGGCAACCACACCGCTTTACCGGCCGACCCGGGGGGCCATGGTCTTCGGAGTGTGCGCGGGGCTCGGGCGGTACTTCGACGTGGACCCGGTGCTCATCCGGCTGAGCTTCGTGCTGCTGGCCTTCTTCGGAGGCCTGGGGATCGTGGCGTACGTCGTGCTGGCCCTGGTCATGCCCTCGGAGCGGTCCGTGGCGCAGGGCGCCTGGGACGTGGTACGGGAAAACGCCCGCGAACTGGGCCAGACGGTTTCAGTGGCCGGCCAGAGCGTGAGCGAGGCGGTCCGCTCCGGCGGGGGCGCGGACCGCCGGCGGCGCCTGTTCGGGGTGTTCCTCATCGCCCTGGGAGGCGTGATCGTCCTTGCCAACCTCGGGATCTTCTGGTGGGTGCGCTGGGACATCCTCTGGCCTACGGTGCTCATCGGGTTGGGGCTGTTGCTGGTGCTGAGGAGCCCTCGCCCGTGA
- a CDS encoding pyridoxal-phosphate-dependent aminotransferase family protein yields the protein MSSTRTSLEGLPETLLMGPGPSMVHPSTLRAMAAPSLGHLDPRFLAIMDETVGMLRRVFATTNPITLPLSGTGTAGMEAALANAIEPEDRVIVVVNGYFGDRMAEMARRLGGEVDVVEVPWGKAVDPEQVEEVARRGRAPRVLAMVHAETSTGVLQPIEPLAALARQYDALLVVDAVTSLGGVPVEVDRAGVDLCYSGSQKCLSAPPGLAPFTASPRAMRRLEARKRDVFSWYLDLRLVAAYWGQQRVYHHTAPVHMVYALHRALERVLEEGLEARWQRHRRVARALWAGLEALGLQLAVTDPALRIASLTTVRVPEGVDDAGVRRTLLEEFGIEIGGGLGPWKGQVWRIGTMGESAALRHVSRLVAALGELLRRQGWRNDVTGALAAVTEAARRE from the coding sequence GTGAGTAGCACGCGCACATCCCTGGAAGGGCTTCCCGAGACGTTGCTGATGGGCCCGGGTCCGTCCATGGTCCATCCCTCCACGTTGCGGGCCATGGCGGCGCCTTCGCTGGGTCATCTCGACCCCCGTTTCCTCGCCATCATGGACGAAACGGTCGGCATGTTGCGCCGGGTCTTCGCCACGACCAATCCCATCACCCTGCCGCTATCGGGTACCGGCACCGCGGGCATGGAGGCGGCGCTGGCCAACGCCATCGAGCCGGAAGACCGGGTGATCGTGGTCGTCAACGGCTACTTCGGCGATCGGATGGCAGAGATGGCTCGCCGGCTGGGCGGCGAGGTCGACGTGGTGGAGGTGCCGTGGGGGAAGGCGGTGGATCCCGAACAGGTCGAAGAGGTGGCACGGCGGGGTCGGGCGCCCCGAGTGCTGGCCATGGTGCACGCGGAGACGTCGACGGGCGTGCTCCAGCCCATCGAGCCGCTGGCGGCCCTGGCCCGCCAGTACGACGCGTTGCTGGTGGTCGACGCGGTGACCTCCCTCGGAGGGGTGCCCGTCGAGGTGGACCGGGCGGGGGTCGACCTGTGTTACTCCGGTTCACAAAAGTGCCTGAGCGCGCCGCCGGGCCTGGCGCCGTTCACGGCATCGCCGCGGGCGATGCGGCGCCTCGAAGCGCGCAAGCGCGACGTCTTTTCCTGGTACCTGGACTTGCGGCTCGTGGCCGCCTACTGGGGCCAGCAGCGGGTTTACCACCACACGGCGCCCGTCCACATGGTCTACGCCCTGCACCGGGCGCTCGAGCGGGTGTTGGAGGAGGGCCTGGAGGCTCGCTGGCAGCGCCATCGCCGCGTGGCCCGGGCGCTATGGGCGGGCCTCGAGGCGCTGGGGCTGCAGCTCGCCGTCACCGATCCGGCTCTGCGCATCGCGAGCCTGACGACGGTTCGGGTACCCGAAGGGGTGGATGACGCCGGCGTTCGCAGGACCTTGCTGGAAGAGTTCGGCATCGAGATCGGGGGTGGCTTGGGGCCCTGGAAGGGCCAGGTGTGGCGGATCGGGACGATGGGCGAGTCGGCGGCGCTGCGCCACGTCAGTCGGCTGGTGGCCGCCCTCGGCGAGTTGTTGCGCCGGCAGGGATGGCGCAACGACGTGACCGGGGCGCTGGCGGCCGTGACGGAGGCGGCCCGGCGGGAGTAA
- a CDS encoding DUF501 domain-containing protein yields the protein MPHSIPKELDAALVARLDSLGVHVERFSDQDAIVVRRQMGHRPRMALGVLRRCRYGYPQVLLFAPLEVDEAKRRISPNSTLCWLSCPLLVREIDRLERDGELDRFEHLADVDPQLQESLGQAHRATASIRRTLVPEEWAELLQAERPRDWWILTETGISGITRPAHVKCLHAHLADELARGANPVGQEVARLLESQRVPVAGTETCWRHCTPEGASQHLSRP from the coding sequence TTGCCCCACTCCATACCCAAAGAGCTGGACGCCGCCCTGGTCGCGCGCCTGGACTCCCTGGGCGTGCACGTGGAGCGTTTCTCGGACCAGGACGCCATCGTCGTCCGGCGGCAGATGGGCCACCGGCCCCGGATGGCCCTCGGGGTGCTGCGCCGGTGCCGGTACGGTTACCCGCAGGTGCTCCTGTTCGCGCCCCTCGAGGTCGACGAGGCCAAGAGGCGCATTTCTCCCAACAGCACCTTGTGCTGGCTATCGTGCCCCCTCTTGGTGCGCGAGATCGACCGGCTCGAAAGGGACGGGGAGCTCGACCGGTTCGAGCACCTGGCCGACGTGGACCCGCAGCTGCAGGAGTCGCTGGGGCAGGCTCACCGGGCCACGGCGTCCATACGGCGGACGCTGGTACCCGAAGAGTGGGCGGAGCTCCTTCAGGCGGAGCGGCCCCGGGACTGGTGGATCCTGACCGAGACGGGGATCTCGGGCATCACCCGGCCCGCTCACGTCAAGTGCCTGCATGCTCACCTCGCCGACGAGCTCGCCCGCGGCGCCAACCCCGTGGGGCAGGAGGTAGCTCGCCTGCTCGAGAGCCAGAGGGTGCCCGTTGCAGGTACCGAGACCTGCTGGCGCCATTGCACCCCGGAGGGGGCGAGCCAGCACCTCTCTCGGCCTTGA
- a CDS encoding YHS domain-containing protein encodes MAVDPVCHAEVDESRSPLRAVYHGRTYYFCSAACKAAFDRNAARYVEEGAPEQGGVNGSRAGLLPRH; translated from the coding sequence TTGGCCGTCGATCCCGTTTGCCACGCCGAGGTGGACGAGAGCCGCTCGCCGCTGCGGGCGGTGTACCACGGCAGGACGTACTACTTTTGCAGCGCGGCGTGCAAAGCCGCCTTCGACCGTAACGCTGCCCGTTACGTCGAGGAAGGCGCTCCGGAGCAAGGTGGGGTCAACGGGAGCCGGGCCGGGCTACTTCCCAGGCACTAG
- a CDS encoding polysaccharide biosynthesis protein — MDNVIRRLQMRLFGRFPALRPGRFGWGAAQLSGASLLSRLIGFVYSATVMRLAGPEAVGLFRMVWPLYATAFTVAAAGIPYAISKLLAESTAAGAAGEAGKEAGPPRSPRSIALQGLGLLLVNSVVTAVTLWFAAPWLVATLGSEPRAVPILQLLAPSLVAAALSAGAKALFEGIRRMAVPAASLITEQIVLSAVAVGLTLQLARWASSPETAASALAFASVLGEVAGLVVMVVAVDRLWKTWDAARAQEAPGGRGRASWWPSAILSLSLPVAGGRILSSVGASLTTLLLPNRLHAAGLTPSQAAAEIGLLRGVALPLVLTPNMLSLALMTTLVPSISKALARGDRDSARAYSDKALATTVLLSLPATAALVGLPELWTRTLYGEPAAAPLLVVSALGAPFAYLGQTLVGVLRGLGRPDIPVRGHILGMAVEATLIWKWVGQPALGIRGAALASVVGYAVAYSINQVAAMRHLGTELRGRAFLGPLVAAVLGAVAGRIGAAAVAAWLQGAGQLPAFVVDAVALVTGLGVLGLFYGAALRSSPVWRWLAA; from the coding sequence GTGGACAACGTCATCCGCCGCCTGCAGATGCGACTGTTCGGGCGCTTCCCGGCCCTGAGGCCCGGCCGGTTCGGATGGGGCGCGGCCCAGCTGTCGGGCGCCAGCCTGCTGAGCCGCCTCATCGGGTTCGTCTACTCGGCCACCGTGATGCGCCTGGCCGGCCCGGAGGCGGTAGGGCTGTTCCGAATGGTCTGGCCCCTTTACGCCACGGCCTTCACCGTGGCGGCCGCCGGGATCCCCTACGCCATTTCCAAGCTCCTGGCGGAGAGCACGGCCGCAGGAGCAGCCGGAGAGGCCGGGAAAGAGGCCGGTCCCCCCCGCTCCCCCCGCTCCATCGCCCTGCAAGGGTTGGGCCTGCTGCTCGTCAACAGCGTCGTCACGGCCGTGACGCTGTGGTTCGCCGCTCCGTGGCTGGTCGCCACCCTGGGCAGCGAACCCCGCGCCGTTCCCATCCTCCAGCTCCTGGCGCCCTCCCTGGTGGCCGCCGCCCTTTCCGCAGGGGCCAAGGCGCTGTTCGAGGGCATCCGGCGAATGGCGGTGCCGGCCGCATCCCTCATCACGGAGCAGATCGTGCTGTCCGCCGTGGCCGTAGGCCTGACACTGCAGCTGGCCCGATGGGCCAGCTCCCCAGAGACCGCCGCCTCGGCCCTCGCCTTCGCCTCCGTCCTCGGGGAGGTCGCGGGGCTCGTGGTGATGGTGGTGGCGGTCGACCGGCTCTGGAAGACGTGGGACGCCGCCCGAGCGCAGGAGGCGCCCGGCGGCCGGGGAAGGGCGTCGTGGTGGCCGTCCGCCATCTTGAGCCTGTCGCTGCCCGTCGCCGGGGGCCGCATCCTCTCCTCCGTCGGGGCCAGCCTCACGACCCTCCTGCTCCCCAACCGGCTCCACGCCGCCGGGCTCACCCCGTCACAGGCGGCAGCGGAGATCGGGTTGCTCCGGGGGGTGGCCCTGCCGCTCGTGCTGACGCCCAACATGCTCAGCCTGGCCCTGATGACCACCCTGGTGCCGTCCATCTCCAAGGCCCTCGCCCGCGGCGACCGCGACAGCGCCCGCGCATACAGCGACAAGGCCCTGGCCACCACGGTGCTCCTCAGCCTGCCGGCGACGGCAGCGTTGGTCGGCCTGCCGGAGCTGTGGACCCGTACGCTCTACGGCGAGCCCGCCGCCGCACCGCTCCTGGTGGTGTCGGCCCTGGGCGCGCCTTTCGCCTACCTCGGGCAGACGCTCGTCGGCGTCCTGCGGGGGCTCGGCCGCCCCGACATACCGGTGCGCGGCCATATCCTCGGCATGGCCGTAGAGGCAACGCTCATCTGGAAGTGGGTAGGCCAGCCGGCCCTGGGCATCCGGGGAGCGGCCCTGGCCTCGGTGGTCGGCTACGCGGTGGCCTACTCCATCAACCAGGTCGCGGCGATGCGGCACCTGGGCACGGAGCTGCGCGGGCGTGCCTTCCTCGGCCCGCTGGTAGCCGCCGTGCTCGGTGCCGTGGCCGGGCGGATCGGCGCGGCTGCCGTCGCGGCATGGCTGCAGGGAGCAGGGCAGCTTCCCGCCTTCGTCGTCGACGCCGTGGCCCTTGTGACGGGCCTGGGAGTACTCGGCCTCTTCTACGGCGCCGCCCTGCGATCGAGCCCGGTCTGGCGGTGGCTGGCCGCCTAG